The Methanoculleus horonobensis genomic interval GACTCTCTGAAATATACTGATCTTAGTCCTAAGGTATTTTAGCCATTCGTTTGCTCCCTGATAGCCCCTCACAAGGCGATGTTCGGCAGCGCTCACACTCACCCAAACAAGCGTACCATGAGTTTTACGCCATCACTATGCAGGGAATAGTTCTTACTCTCGGAGCTCACAGAAGACCATGTATGAGCCCTTCTCTAATTACAATAGCGGAAGATCGAAGGGGGTTACATCACTTCTAGCCAACACACAGACCGGCAGATTTTTTCCTCAACGATCTACTGAGCAGTGCTGCGTGTATCCGCAGTTCCCTGCCTGTCAGTGAGGCCATATAGGCACCCAAGGATTCACAACCCCGGGGTGCCAATTGGACAAACGAAGTGAAACGACTATAAACAGCCAGTAAGGCAGTATACTGTGTTTTAGGCAAAAACACATGTGGGTACCTAAAATACCCAACTATTTATCCCTTCTTCAATTACTTAATTTTTTAGTTTCAACGAACTAGATGAATTCTATAGAAGAGTCATAACCCCAGCACCAATTCCAAGACCAAGAAGCATACTTACAATGGCGGCTATGATTACCATCCGGTTCGATCCGCTCTCTGCCACCTGTCCCCGCAGTTCGTTCAAGGTTGCAGTCTGCTCTTCCACAACCCGTTGGCTCTCGGTGTGCTTTTGCTCAGCAGCACTGAGCCGGTCTCTATAGATACTCTCAACATCCTGCCGGATATCCGCTGTACTCTTCCCCGCTACTTCGATCTGTCGCTGGAGTTCTAGGATCGTTTTGGATGACTGTTCGCTCGCTCTTTGCATCAGATCTAACTGTTGCTTGAGGTCCGTGACCCTACCCTCATAACCCTTCTCGATGTCCTTCCGAAGATCGTCAGTACTCTTGTTGGAACTTTCCATCTGCTTCTGAAGGTCCTTGATCAACTCAGCCTGCCGCTCCTCGGTCTTCTGTGCATCGGTGCGCTGCTGCTCAACTGCTTTATTACCATTTTCAACCTGCTGTTGCAGGTCTTTGAGGCGCTCCTCGTAGGTCTTCTCAAGATCCTTCCGAACCTCTTCTGCACTTCTGCCAGCCTCTTTGATCTGTCCCTGGAGGTCTTTAATAATCTCGACTTGTTGTCCCTCGGCTTTCTTCGCATCTTCAAGCTGCTGCTCGAGGCGTTTGACCATCTCATTGTACTGCTTCTGGACCTCATTGAGTGCTGCCGCTTTCGACCGCGACAGCTCCTCGAACGTCTCCTCCACCATCGCTTTGAGCCAGGTACCAAAGGCAGTAGGCGTGGTGAATGCATGGCAGGCAACCCGCTCGAGGAAGGGGTGGTCAACCTCGTGTCCAAGAGCGGTTAAAACAGGCGTCTGCATCGCCACTACTGTAGCAGCCAGATTGAGATCGTCAAAGACTTCCAGACCCGACCCCCCACCGCGGATCAGGGCAATATAATCGTAGCCTTCTGAATCGAGCTGGCATAACAGGGTTATGATGGCCCCAGGTGAAGAGAACTTCCCGCGATGTGTGGTCACATCGTAGTGATCCAGTGCAGTGCCAACTGCTGAGGTAACATCTTGATCAACAATCCCCGTCTCTCCATAGATGGCTGCAATCTTTGGCTCAGTTCCTTGAACAATGTGAGATTTTATATTCCAGCGAGGATCGGGCAACGCCTTCTGCTGGTGCTGTTCAAGCACTTCCTGTCGTCGGAGGACTTCTGGATCAACCGTCCGCTCCTCCTGGCAGACCACTCCCGTGGCAACAAATGTGACCTGAATACCGCCGTACTTGTTGATCTTCCTTGTGAGGTATCCCTTCAGCGTACAGATCCCATCCGGAGTGAGTTGATCGCGAATCGAGGGAGTCACTTTGAGAGTTAAACTCTGATCGCCGATTTCGTCCTTCAGCTCATCGTAGTAGTATCCGCTGTATATCTTGGGCCCCTTCATTCCAAAGATGCCCCGGACGGCGACTGTTTTAAGCTCTTGAGGGAAAACGATAGCTGCATTATAGGCATTAATCAGTCCTCCCGGGCTGAACGGAAGGCTTCCCACTTCAGAACGAAGCACATTCATTCCAGTCTCATTCGATGTGCCATTCGTCGTGGTTGATGCGGGCAGGAGAGAGGTCTCGGTTTTGGTCTCAGGAGAAGGAGTTGCGCCCATCACCATCGCTTTGGCAGGGGGCACACCCACAGATACATTAATGCCCTGTTTCGGGCGGATTGGTGGAGGGAGTATTCCTTTAGTTTGACAGTATT includes:
- a CDS encoding exodeoxyribonuclease VII large subunit; its protein translation is MDSLSTDPGKTDSRATHDLELFDRLLGVRETLARKFRKEPYQIFKEESLIQMAMYYPQTLDDFIHIFGVGPYKQRKYGPAFTEVIQEYCQTKGILPPPIRPKQGINVSVGVPPAKAMVMGATPSPETKTETSLLPASTTTNGTSNETGMNVLRSEVGSLPFSPGGLINAYNAAIVFPQELKTVAVRGIFGMKGPKIYSGYYYDELKDEIGDQSLTLKVTPSIRDQLTPDGICTLKGYLTRKINKYGGIQVTFVATGVVCQEERTVDPEVLRRQEVLEQHQQKALPDPRWNIKSHIVQGTEPKIAAIYGETGIVDQDVTSAVGTALDHYDVTTHRGKFSSPGAIITLLCQLDSEGYDYIALIRGGGSGLEVFDDLNLAATVVAMQTPVLTALGHEVDHPFLERVACHAFTTPTAFGTWLKAMVEETFEELSRSKAAALNEVQKQYNEMVKRLEQQLEDAKKAEGQQVEIIKDLQGQIKEAGRSAEEVRKDLEKTYEERLKDLQQQVENGNKAVEQQRTDAQKTEERQAELIKDLQKQMESSNKSTDDLRKDIEKGYEGRVTDLKQQLDLMQRASEQSSKTILELQRQIEVAGKSTADIRQDVESIYRDRLSAAEQKHTESQRVVEEQTATLNELRGQVAESGSNRMVIIAAIVSMLLGLGIGAGVMTLL